ATAATCACTCGTTTGGTTTTAATGATTATTTTTAATTCACATTATGTGGCCTATTCTAGATGATTATTTATATGTCATATATAAAGCTTTTTCATCGTATGGACTATGGAGATACACAACCACTTGCTTACATCACGTGCATGGTAACAAGCGCAcatgcatgctagctttgtaCTGCATTCTTGGAAAACTTTTGAGGGGTACCTATATTCACAGCACTTCGTATATAGCTAATAGAATATAACATGCATGTAACACCAATGTAATCTCCACATTTATTCGAATGAAAATAAATGGTTTATTCATACACGGAAACTAGGCTCCAACAACTGAACCTGTGCAGGCACACATCATAGACACCAGCATACAGGCTGGGTGTATAGCTGCGATGCACACACAAATCCCAATTTATTTTTGCACGCACACACAAACACTGAACGCCGAAACCAGTAGGTTCATGATTTCGCCAAACACAGGACAATCAGAACGGCTTGATGTAGAAACCGATGGCCGTGACATAGCCCTTGTTGCAATGGGAGAAGAAGCCAACGATGCTACCATTGTTCGTGACGGGGATGTCGAACGACTTGGGCTCCTTGATCGACTTACTGAGCCCAAACGGTCCGTAGGTACGCAGGTTGGTGACGATGGTGAAGTTGGCTATGCCATCGCTTCCGTAACCGTAAAATCCGTACAACCCGTGAACTTCCTTCACGAACTCATAAGGCTCAAGGGTAATCTGTGCGCAACACAGACCTCAAACGTCACCAAATCGGAAGGATGTGGATGCAGATTGAAGCAAAATAAAGCTTAGAGCTTACAGTGGTAGAGTTCCCGCCATTGCCGCCCCATTGGCCTGTGGTGTGCTCCAGCCCATTGGAGTCCTTGTAGGTGAAGGCAACGGCGTCCACTACATTTCCATGGCGGATTGTGATGCTCTGAAGGCGCTGAGGCGCTACGGTGATGTCACGGTCGCCCTCCGCAAAGGAGGTGCTGCCAAACGGCCCAATCTTTACCACGGAGTTCTGCAACAACAAAAAGCTAGCTCTATGAGTACTCGAGAAAGCAAGTAGAACTACTACATTTTGTCTCAGTTTTCAGCATGAGAGTAAGAGGATAGATGACCATTTCGGTGCAGTGCTGCAAATGCTAGGGACTAGACTAGTTTGCTGCGAGATTGGACACTTAGCCTGATGAATGGTATGGAACGGACTTCTCTATTTATAGCATGGTCTGCATGCGTGAAATGATTTGGCACCAACTGTCTATGTTATTTTATTTGACTGGAGCTAATACTTTGAGCATGTGGAAAGAATGGAAGCATAAAGACAAACCACGGTCGTCGCATTGCGTCCACGGTCCTCGTGTGTCACACGGGCAGAGGAGCATCGagctttgcatgcatgcatcggtGTGGTGTGTTTCTCACGCTGCTTTCACCATCAACAACTACTCAGCACCGTTTGCGTTGTCCTAAAGTCTACCATGGCAAGTAATATCTTCAAGGACATGAATTTGTGGCCTGGCAGAGATCCACAAGGAGACCCACAGCAACGCGTGCGAGATCCAGCCTCTCACTGGATCATTGTGCGGCAACACGGGATCCGGTGGGCCGCGCCCACGAACACTGCCATCACGGCCCAAAGCGAACTTGCATTGGTTCACTGAGCCTCACTGCATGGGACAGCCGCACGGTCAGTCACGTGCTGCCACATGTCCAGTTAATTAAAAATCACAGTAAACAAATCCTAActcacaaaaaataaaacaagagCTACATTAAAAAGAGCGCTCTTCCAACTCCTCACTAGATCACCAACGCCGAAGACTTAGGGAAGATGTCTGAGATGATCCAGCAATCTGTTTATCAAGCTATGATTGATCAATCTAAGGTGATGACCCACACGGTGTACAACGTCATCATCAGCTCCATGACCAATGGTGTGGCACAAGGATACAAAGGACCAGCTTATGCACCTCCTATCAGCACACCGGTCAGAGGCTTTTTGGCGACACCCAACATGTTCCAATCGGCTCCACAGCCGACGCATATGCAGGCCGGGGGATACAACACCACGTTACCCCTGGGTTACTAAAGTAGAATTTGGAGTTTCTCGGATACCCCTTGCTTCGTAATACCCTCGGAGTTTACTTATTAAAGCAATTACCCACTCTTGAATCGTGCACGACATTGCTACTCGTACGCTAGCACTTTACTTTCATCAAATGGTTAATCATAGAATTACTCCAGCATAGCTTACTATAAAGAAAGTTTGTGCTGGCGGTCAAAATTGGTTTGGGCCAACTGCCTGCACAAATTCATTTGTGCTGGTCGTTGCGGAAGATGACCGCCAGACAAATGAAGAGATCATTTTAAAAAAGTTGACTGTTTACCACCAACTTGTGAATATTTATTTCCCACCAATTTCGAAATATATATTACCAAGCACATTAAATTGATACTATTAACAGCAACGAACATGAACAAAACAAAGATAAATTTCAAACAATATGAGGAGTTACATCGAGAAATTCACATCCTTTATTTGCACTTACGCGATCAGTTAATACCATTCTATTCCCAATGGTTCCTTTAGGACGGTTTCTTTACATTCAGAGGCAGAATCAATGCAAGTTCCTATACTGCATTCTGAAAGATTTGAAGGAAGAGGAACGTTTTGTCTTTGTGAAGGTGTTGCCAAGCATTAAGCACAAAACGTACAACACATCATTGATCGCGCACCTCGCTGCGGCCCTACGGAAGCTGGACCCTCCAGTTATGAGAAATTGGGACCATCAGTTTTCATAAGCTCactatcactagtagagaattggctttcgatgtgcccccttttatcccggtttaaagttggcccgcgataaaaggttcaccaaccaggactaaagctcggtcactggtggggggctcaccaaccggggcCTTTTATCcgggttgcaaaggctagtgggtaAAACAgatcctgagaggccttttatcccagtttgaaacaccaaccgggataaaagaccccgcttttatcccggttggtaacaccaatcgggataaaaggctcgagagccttttatcccggtttgtaataccaaccgggataaaagggggtcatttatcccggttggtgtttcaaaccgggataaaagggtccccaacgtggttactgaaagaggactaaattcctcgaacccttttatctcggtttgtaagaccaaccaggataaaagggggtcttttatcctggttggtgtatccaaccgggataaaagggtcccccgcgagttaatacaaaaggatagcattccctatatagttagatgtggtgtgtaggtggtatgataaggaagctacgcgcgaggctggaggttgtgggttcgaatcccatacagcgcgcacacgcatatttcgcatgaaaaatcgcgtgtggggggcctcccaggatttcttttttttttggcggtGCCTGGGATGGTGAcctattttatcccggttggtattaccaaccaggaaaaaaggggggtttttttgtcccgggtccgcgcacacgcatatttcgcATGAAAAATCGCGTGTGGTGGGCCCTCccaggatttcttttttttggcagTGCCTGGGATGGTGAcctattttatcccggttggtattaccaaccaggataaaagggggtctttagtcccggttgagtgacccgggacgaAAAACCCCCCTTTtttcccggttggtttatcccggatagattatcgggagatttgcaccctaccaaccgagagtaaaggccaattctctactagtgtatgaAAAGCAACGAACATCATTCCGGAAGGGACCAATCAGAAATGGCCGGCGCACCTTTTGTAATTATTTGATTGCAGTCGTATTAGATTGATTGGTAGTGGCCCTTTTATAATTATTGGGTGGGGAGGTCTTCTCCCAAGTACCAGTTGAATAGGTTTCTCAAAACATGATAAACTTGGACTCCGCAATCAGATTCACCGAAAACTGGAACCTCCGGTTTTGACTGACTCATGTCTTTTTAGTAAGCTTGTGAATTAAAAAACAGTTATAGACCGACCTTAGGGTGATCTTTAATGATAGCATCATCcatttttattctaagggcgataaTCAAGGTACAGACCACATACCATGATTCATCTTGCATCTTGCCACACTCGCTCTAGGCAAGCGCCCACCTTGCAATATCTCTAACATGTAAGAATTGCTGGTCCTTATCTTCACAATATTGTAAGGCCGTTCTCAATTTGTAGACCACTTGTTATCTTTTGATCCAATATACAAAATTGTCTTTCCCAGAAGATCTCCCGCCTCGAAAGTCTTCCATTTTACTTTTTATTGTAGGTTTTAGCTACTCGTACTTTGTCTTTCTCAATATCCTTTGAAGTCCTTAAACGCTTGTTAAGGATTTCATCAACATTATTCACCAATGAATCGTAATGTTCAAGAGCTAACAAATCATTTTGATTAGCAAGTCTTTGATCACCTAGATTCATATCGGGCTTCATGATCATAAACAAGCTTAGAAGGAGTAACTAGATTCCCAATCATAATTGGAGCTTGCCAACGTCCGTGAGTACCACATTAATTTGCATGGTTAATTTGTATACTATCATTAACAGTACTTATGTATGGGTCAGTGTTCATGGGATACAAATCACCAACCTTACACTACTACATGGGTCAGTGTTCATGGCATTATATCACCGCCGGCCACAAACTCCCATCACCGTGGGCGCAACCAGCCTGCCGGCTGGATATTTTCTatgtattttcttttctttttatttagaACTGGTTTCTAGCGGGTGAGCACATGGGGCACCCATGAAAACAGCGTTTTCATTTGTAGGGGAAGCTCGACACCCACTGCAAACAGCTATTTTCAGGTACGAAAAGCAGGAGCAGCCTTTTTACCCTGCGCAACAATAGTAGTGACTGCCAGTCGTCCTGCCTAATGCGTCCACAAAGTCCGGCTCGAATGGTCCATGTAGGCAGAATGACTTACACATTGCATGGCTGTTTCTGGGCAAAGCTACAGTGTGCAGGCACAGGAGCATGCATCCATCTTTAATTTGCATGCATGCGTCCGTGTGCTTCATGCTTCCTTCAGCAAAAACCAGCGCATGTGAATTACTGGCGCCGCTTGGATTGGATGGTCCCAATGCAACCCAATGTCTACCGTGCCAAATAACAGAGAAACCACACCAATGCCTGTACGGCAACACGTGATGCAGTGGGCTGAGCCCGTGAACACTGCCGTTATGGCTCACAGTAGACTTGGTTCGCCTAGCCTCACCGCACAGTAGCAGTGGCGACCTGGTGCGCCTAGGCGTCGACTACGGCGGGGAGGGGATGTCGATGAGGGCTGGGCAAGGATGTggacaacggcggcggcggccagcgttgacatcgggtggcggcggccagtgTTGACGGCAATTAGCACATcagtttgtgaaccgcaagcaaATGGATCATCGTACCTTTTTctttagagtattccatccaaggtttatgaatccgtggatcggcagcGAAATGACTAGGGCTCTCTATTGAGCTCAACAGATCTAATCCTAGCATGAAGAATAGATTGCATACGAGACCAAACATGATGTAAAGATTAATAGTATGAGTAAAAGTAGATCTCATCCACGTATATATATGataacaccaccaagggtagcaagagcctatcatcttctagttgtagttctagctaacAAGCAAGCACAACATGCATATCATctaatctttaaactactacctcctgTCAACCTCgcgaaaacccccaccttagaTAAGAAAGACCCTATCATGATCCTCTCCATCAGTGTAGGTAGATTAAGGGCACGATCACAAGGTAAACGTGTCTAGCTAGCAAGAAGGATCAACTTACTAGATCTAAttaccatgattacataaagcaagCTATGTAGTCTAACCATGAATTATACTAAGGAACAAACATACTCATGATAGATACAAGAGtataaaaggaggcattgagtcactaacagatcggatgacatgaagaacataactcatataatagatgtatttagatcatcaccttcgagtacataccattgatgatcacaactagctcttgaactccaccatggcacaaccgcgcagggaggccatggcagCTAGGGTCGGACTAAGCCATCTCGTAGACAACTTTGAAGACTTGAagcggccctcagctcccttCAGTGGATGTTCTTGGTTTCGTCGAGTTCTAGTGGATTGATCTGCGGGCTCGATGAATTTTCAGGGTCTTTATAGTCTTGAAagcgcgtggcaaaaattggaaggcaagGGGAGCATGGAaagccctaggccgatcggcctggggggtCTGGCCCTTCCTTGTGGCCTCTCGTGCCCTCCTTCGTCCCCAAGTCTTCTCTGATATTCTGGAAGTTTATTTtaacttgcatgtgggcctgggcCCTTTTTGTGCCTCCtagtcttcgtcttcctctagTCCACTACTCCTTcaaggctttatccaaaaaatgcatgtttagcccaattttctgcaaaaatagaatatcctccaaaatattttGCATTTGTGAAAATGGGGTTATCTTAGGTGCctagtggcgggttagtataagaatatgcatgaaaacactagttaaataacACAAAAACTGTGCCATAACAAGTATCAACAATCGCCCCATACTTAGctcttgctcatcctcgagcaagTTAAGCGACTAGAAACTTCTCCAAAGGGTCGAATAAAGATAAAGATCTTGAACCAAACCTGAGCAAGCGAGTCAAGTACCTAGTCCTTCCAACAAAAGATCAGAGGAGCAACAAAGATAATTAAAGTATGGATGTTCAAAAAGATTTATTTAAGCAAAATTACCCCACAGCTTTTAGACCTAAGTAACTCCATGAATAAATTACACTTACTTTGTGGCTCGCCTTGGAGGGTTTTTCTTTCATTATAAAACAATCTCATTGCAACAAGAATTGGAAACAAAATTCTCTTCCAGATGCTTACATGTCGCTCAATCTAAAAGTGGCTATCCTAGTATCTCTCAAAAGTCACTCATTCTGCGGTGGAGCTTGGATATGGCTAGTGAGAATCAATACTTATATTATCGAAATAAGAAACCTCTCTAACGGTTGCTTACCTTCCAAGCCAATGATCATGAGAATATCCACAATgtatgatcaatagttatgatatcatttgtattccaatattgaagataaataggggtaaaagtgtgtaaataatgagcatcaacaatcccccatgcttaaaccatGCTCATCCTCAAGAAAGTCTTCAATAAAAATCAACATTGCCCTCAATAATAACCCTGCACTTAATCATACATAGCAAGACATAGCGCTCCATTTAGATGTgcaattaatattcaagttaTAGCCAGCTTATCATCATGGAGGATAGATATTTTTCAATGATGAACAAGCCACAAAGAATTTAGAACAGTGCTCTTAAATTTAAATCAATTTCAGAACTTTTCTTTCAATAGAGCACAATTTTCAAAAAAAGGAGCTAGATCAATATCAACAACAAAATTCTTGCAATTACTCGTTGGAAactctcagctcatcaagtctctcaaagcATGTGGTAGAACATTATtgacctattctactcatataagTAAGTAGAAGCTTTATCTGGAGCTTAGTAGGTAGAAACAGTCCTAGCGAAGTATTATATTCAGCATATTAGCAATCTAGGAAAAACTTCTATTAGAAAGAACTTCAAACTATGAAACTTTAGCATATTATCAAAAAGGTCATGGAGAAATAATTGcttatggagagggagagaatggaACACACACTTTTTAGATAGATGGACATGTTcaagtggcaaatgaatgatcccgaggcacaaatgaagtcctcgttatcggattgcacatggctggaaaatgagtatggatTAACATTTAGGGCATTGGAAACCTTATGAAGCCCAAAGAACTGAAGGGCATTTTTATTCTTATTTTTATTCATCTTTCTTTCATTATTTTtgcactttttcttctttttcttaactcattttttctttttcttcccttttctttttttttccttttgcctCCTCAAaccttttttttgcaaaataatacTTATtcagcagtagtcagagataatgtgATGACTCTATCCTCCCATGCTTGAACAATGCTCGTCCTCAAGCATGAAAGAGAGAATAAAATGATTGCCGATGTAAGTATAGAATCCTTTGGTCTTCCACACCAAGAATTGGAGCTTTCAGAGGAGGGAACCACtgaggccaatcggcctggccaTGTCTTGCCTCATTTCCATTTGATTTTTCCTCTGCACATGGTATATCTTGTTTATCTTGAAAAGGTGCCAATAGATCTTTTGAATTGACGTCGAGAATTTATTCCATACGAATattgggttgtggtcaaggagggtAATCAATAAAAGAAGTTTTGGGTTTTTGGATGGATGCCCAGCGAGGTTTTTGaaatttccagtgtagaaaAGTCACAATGAATggacagaaaggctagcaagaaatGGTTACACAAAGGAATGACCAACTTCTATGTCTCACACCACAGACATCAATCCTAACCCAATTCATCTGAAATATAAACTTGCAATCTAAGGTTTATCATGAAGGCATAAATATAGCTTTGGATAGGATAGAGCTCTTGCAAGAATTATTACTGAACTGACCAGCATAAAGAATTTTATTTGATGAAAACAAAAACAAGCCTTCAGTAAACTTAAATAAGAGAGCAACAAAGAATTATGTGGGTCTTATAAAAGTCATTTACCCTCCACAAAAATTAGCTGGTATTTCATTATTTTTAAGTCATATTTAAGGAGCACCTATCGAGCTATGCATAACTAAATACAATGATCGACAAGGCGGCAACATCCATCATATTTCATAAGGCATAAACAACATCATCAATATTAATCATATGAAATTAAGCTCAATGTGATGAGCATTTCATTCGACACACACTAAAAACAAAATTGAAAACATGCATACACTACCACAACTTGTGCATATTTAAACTGAGGATGGGAGAAAGATATGCAAACCATGAGTGTGAATTTTTTTCATCCGCTTCTCCCTTATCCAATGGATGTTCCGTTCATTTCCTAGCCATTGTTCTTCCTTATCATGTCCTTGCATTAACTCGAAGAGTGATTTGGCGTTGATCCTCTCATTGGGGACTTTCATGACGTGCTCTTTAACATGCTCCTTTCCTTGTTCAACATTCTTTTCATGGTTGAGAGCACGCCGGGGTTCTTGTCGACGCGAGGAAACAAAAGCGATGGCTAAATAATGATCAATGCTTGGTCGTGGTTTTATTGTGCTCAACATGAAAATTCAAATCTGATTTGAAAACTAAAAATCATGATCAATGCAATTGCTGAGCCATTATGTAAATCAGAGGTGAAGTTCATTGTCAAAAACCAATGTAAATCAAGAATTCATGATCACAATAATTTAGGTTAAATCAAAGACACTTAGTCTATCAAATAAGACTAAACAACCTTTAATTTTTACCATGTGTGTTTTTGGGATTGGGCTTCTAATTTTGGCTAAACCAGAGAGAGAAttttgaaagaaacaaaaataaaaggctTAGAAAACTCTAACTAGAAAAACCGGAATTTCAATAAGCATAAACCATGAAAAATAGAGAGAGATTTTCATCTTAATTTTTCACGAGCCTAGCATGCGTAGGCTATatagaaataaatcatgaaaaatattaTGCAAGCTCTACTTAAAGATGGCACTACGGATGGCACAAAAATAGGCCAGGCTGACCATCTTATTTGGGagcaggccgatcggcctgaggaaTTTTTAGCTCCTCTGGTTCTAATTTTTCAAGGGTGATGAAAAGAGACAAAAATAGGAGCGGTTATGTCACATGTTTGGTTGAAAGGTTTTGAAAATAAACAAACAATGTTAATGACCAAGCAAATAATCATGCATCGAAGTGTTCGACAGAAACATCCATAAGATCAAGAAGTGACTAGTGTAGCAAAACTCAAATGACTCAAATAAAATTAGGCTGTCCTCCCAAAAGCTTATTACCTGACTTGACATTCAGGTTGCCTCCCACAAAACTCTTCATTTATCGTCTATAGCTGGACCTTCGGGTTTCTGCTCTTCCCATGTTTTCATTCTTCTTCACCATTGTTTGCTGCTGCCTCTTGTTCATTGAATTCCTCTGTGTCCAGAACATAATATGTACAAAATTTTTGCTCCATTGCACATTGCATAAAATTCTCTTTCCAAAAATTGGACATTCACCTGAAACAGACTCCGGACGAGTGAGTTACGCCCCTTTTATTCCGGCATTGCGTTCTGTCCTGAGCTGATTTCAGAACGTGAAGCATTGAAAGGTTTTATCATAACTCCTTCCATGGATCTCAAAACTTGATGATTCTTGATGCATTGGAAAGAACACTTGATGGAGCTTTTGAATATCCAATTTTCTTCTGTTGTACATCTCTGATAATGGGCAAAAAATTAATCACAATAGCAACGTTCAAcctgagatgttgatgatccaacaTACTCCACTTCTAGCACGCCTTTTGTTGTTTCCTGCTGATGCCCAGGTGTCATTATCACCAACCTTCTTGAACAAAGCATTTACCTGAATCAGAGTGAGGTCAACAATGTAACCTTTGATGGATGCATCGATGATTGCATGTCAAGCTGCTGTCAACCCGCCGTAGAACTTCGCAACTAGGTCCCCTCTTAGATATTTATGATATGGATAGGGTAGTCATTGAAGTGCTCAAATGCCTCAGAGGTTGCCTCCGTAGTGTACCTGACAAAACTTGATACCAGACAAAGAATCCGCATCTTCCTTGGTGAGTACCTCGAGAATCTAAAGCATCCATGCATCTTGATGTCATCCTTTGTAATCTATCGTGATTCGCTTCTAACATCTTCATGCATTTAATGTTGCCTGCTTGTGTATTCATTTGCCAATGCTCCAGAGGTTTTGTTTATATTCTAAGCTTCTAAATTTGATCATGTACGCTTAATGAAAGCACTGCCCAAACACTTCTTTGttgttgtcatcttcatctcctgCATCTTGTTCTCATCACTTTGcttctgcctcttcttcatggattttcccCTGCATTACTCAATTAGAAGCTCTTGAGCATCCCATTGGAAAAGATTGCTAGtgtcatggtgcttctaatcttgttgcCTCTAGTCCTTATCACTTCCAGATCATCTCCTTCTATGCAGAGAGGTTCTCCAATCTTCCCTCTTCTTGACATGGTGGCTTCCAACATCTGTTGTTTGAAAAAATAAATCTCCAAGAAACATTAATCTTAAAAATAATTGACATAGTAGCATACCTTGTTTATCATCTTCAATTCTCGAAAAAGTCTTGCACCAGACTATCCAATTCTCAACCGTTGATGCTTGCAGAATGTAAGCCATTGAAGTGCCTTGCCCAACAGAAAGTACGAAAGCTGTCTTGCACATAGCTAATTGTCATCGACGCTGTCCAGTTTGAAGGTGTTGCATATGTGTAGGAAGGACTGCAAATGTTGGCATCCTTCTTACTAGTGAACGCATTGTGCTGCACCATGTCATTGATTGAAGTGTTGATCTCGAACGAGCCTTCCACTTTAGCTATGTTCAAGATCAGCAGATTGTCGATGTTCGGTGTCCAGAGCTCACTAAGATTGCATTCGGGCTGTTCTCCCATTGCTACTTGTTATCACGGTTTGGTTGAACTTGTTTGATGGAGTGCTGAATAGTGGTTCTTCATCCTTCTATGTTGATGTTCCCGCTGTAGCTGCTCACTTAATTTGcttgcattttttattttttcgatgcacaaaaagaaaagaaaatatttgcTTTCTTTTTTGAGAGGCACAAGTCCATCTCATATCAGGGTTAGAAAAACATATACGAGAACTATACAAGATCAAgaatatacaagaaaaatatcacatgaaaattatgaacaagaaaaatatcTACAGATGCAAAAGTTAATCTAAAACTTGATCACTTGTTTCCCCAGCAATGGAgctagaaaagcttgttgacagcTGTTACCATGCTAGTTTGAACTACAAGCATAcgaatcagttgtagcttttcccttaggccccgtttggatccttggaattgaattccattctaataatcataatttagacataaattaattaaactaatatagttgtatgtggaatatatttgtatattattgttagCCATAtaggagagatacttatatgctacacttctgctatagggaagcgagtcgaagagcgtgctataagttgcatattagaaacatagcatgagaatttatagaatcaatttccatctcccaccccatgaatttaagataggcatatatctaaactttggaaagttgtggaatgccacattccaagataaatagcctactccattaatagattccaattcctttaaaatgaagggatccaaacggggcttATAGTATTCCTCCAAGGTTTATCCATCTGTGGAAACAAGGTCACAGGATCTACAGTAAGTAAGCATCAGGAAACATGATTTGAGTTGCAAAGTGATTGTGAATAGGCATGAATAGACATAGATAGATAAGAAGCATGACCAGATATGAACAAGAGGTAACTCATCTAGAGGAAatcctagactatgcatatgttgtaattctagCTGGATGACAAACAAACACATAATTCTCattcaaagcatctttaaaccacCACCTCCGGTCTGACTCCCCAAAACCCCCAACTTATTACGCATCATCAGATCCTGTCACGATATTGCCGATTAGCGCAAGCAGTAtaagggcatgaacataaagcacatgTCTAGCTGTTATCATAGATTAGGCATGCAATTCTAGTCACCATgactacaagaacaccctatgCAATCTACTACGTAAATAGATTGGAATAAGCAAACTCATAACAGGAGAAATACAAAAGGAGATATATAGATCACTATTGAATCGAAAcaaatctattacttcaccatgaatgattgttcatcACAAAATCTCCACCAAGGCCATACCCGCGACTTGTGAATcctagctccaaaactccagtgTGGATCTTCCTCACAGGGTGATCATGACGGCCAGAGCCTAGCTTAAGCTAGCCTCCTGACAATTGCATGGCCCTGAACTCTCTGTAGATGGTTGTCCCTCAAGTTCCTCAGCTCCTTCTACTTCGAATCTTCAATCCAATCTGCATGCTTGTTGAGGGTTTTTAGCACGCGTACAGAATAGTTGTAGCTCTTCCTGTCGGAGTTATAGATCCgacagtccactagggggttacccaggtggttgatTTTTGGGTGAGGGccattgcgaaaccaagaacttgggggttttagataggttcgcaCCTCCGAGGAATAATgccctacgtcctatatgcaTGGATCGTATTGCTTGGTATGGGATCTCTTGCCCTTAGGGGGCACCCCTGGTCACCTTATATAGTCtaacgaccaagagttacaagtcagattgaatctaatctactcagtgtttacatggaaggtattctaagtcggattacaatacgcgtcCCACAATATCCGGTTAGATTTGGATAGTCTAGTTGCCTTGTCGtgcactccaagtaacttcatgtccctAGCCCGTACGCCCtagtcgggcgggcccacttgtcaggtatGGCCAgcatcctggtcggtggggacctatGGGGTACCCAAATctctcaagcccccgagcgatg
This sequence is a window from Setaria italica strain Yugu1 chromosome III, Setaria_italica_v2.0, whole genome shotgun sequence. Protein-coding genes within it:
- the LOC101785482 gene encoding protein GOS9; the encoded protein is MNSVVKIGPFGSTSFAEGDRDITVAPQRLQSITIRHGNVVDAVAFTYKDSNGLEHTTGQWGGNGGNSTTITLEPYEFVKEVHGLYGFYGYGSDGIANFTIVTNLRTYGPFGLSKSIKEPKSFDIPVTNNGSIVGFFSHCNKGYVTAIGFYIKPF